In Dyadobacter sp. NIV53, a single window of DNA contains:
- a CDS encoding BamA/TamA family outer membrane protein yields MKSSILSIFVICVIVALSSCSVNKYVPQGQSLYVGSSVKVVPDTASKPKVKGLDAELEVIIKPAPNKTLLGFPWKVWFYYWIGEPKDEGGLRSWFRNKLGEPPIFASQRVTDINAANMVSYMDNEGYYRSSAKGVLKISKKRTAKAEYTAYVMPRYVINEIHYVVPDSSVFNKDLVLAKKGTFFRKGDPIRLDVVASERNRIDSELKGKGYYFFNPDYLYVKVDSTIGRADSTMKPQQVNLYLEVKPQTVQTALKQYFINGVYVNTGTVVSEDTNSVRGPVRRGLNIKDPGNLYKRRIFYDAIGFRKGNMYTNTIHNASLARLVNFQNFRFVKNRFDLVPRSDSALLDVYYDLAPLKKKSIQTILSASTKSNNLGGSQLEVTWKNRNFFRGAEILTVKAYVGFDVQLGGNKVDNPNRVGNEYYRYGASADLAFPRFVVPFHRIRPEKSEVLPKTVLSLNYENRVQKGFYTTTSLRGDWSYVWRKNSQIEHTLTPISVNFIQPTNVNNERLTEIIFNPNTNALDALRYSNILENKYFILGSNYTISYRPNPKPFSKNQYIFIGGVDYGGNLLSLLTKKNKVDSLNKEFFGIPIFQYAKVDAEIRYYRTLSPKIKWANRFIGGLVLPYGNSKNTIVPQFKQYFAGGSTGIRAFRARSLGPGSYVTDSSSVSQFGYQSFGDIRLEANSELRVKLTNIINVAAFVDAGNIWSVPDSARSSYDKNALISKDFIKQVAVGGGIGLRLDFSFLIFRLDIATPFRKPSYLQTLDPNASEGVVKYKNPWVFNEFAFGNKTWRKQNLILNIAVGLPF; encoded by the coding sequence ATGAAAAGTAGTATACTCAGCATATTCGTAATTTGTGTTATTGTCGCACTGAGCAGCTGTTCGGTAAATAAATACGTACCCCAGGGCCAGAGCCTTTACGTTGGAAGCAGCGTAAAAGTGGTTCCTGATACGGCATCAAAACCAAAAGTAAAGGGCCTGGATGCAGAACTGGAAGTAATCATAAAACCAGCACCAAATAAAACACTGTTGGGTTTTCCATGGAAAGTGTGGTTTTATTACTGGATTGGTGAGCCAAAAGATGAAGGCGGGCTTCGCAGCTGGTTCAGGAATAAATTAGGTGAGCCTCCTATTTTTGCATCACAGCGTGTTACGGACATTAATGCGGCCAATATGGTTTCCTACATGGATAATGAAGGTTATTACCGTTCATCTGCAAAAGGGGTTTTAAAAATCAGTAAAAAAAGAACTGCCAAAGCTGAATATACAGCTTATGTAATGCCACGGTACGTAATCAATGAAATCCACTACGTCGTACCTGATAGTTCCGTTTTTAATAAGGATTTGGTATTAGCAAAAAAGGGCACATTTTTTAGAAAAGGTGATCCGATAAGGCTGGACGTAGTAGCATCAGAACGTAACCGGATTGATAGTGAGTTAAAAGGCAAAGGCTACTACTTTTTTAATCCGGATTATTTGTATGTAAAAGTTGATTCTACCATCGGACGGGCAGATTCGACAATGAAGCCTCAGCAGGTAAATTTATATCTGGAAGTAAAACCGCAGACTGTTCAAACTGCTTTGAAGCAATATTTTATCAACGGAGTTTATGTAAACACAGGCACGGTTGTAAGCGAGGATACAAATTCAGTAAGAGGGCCGGTAAGAAGGGGGCTGAATATTAAAGATCCGGGAAATTTGTATAAACGACGGATTTTTTATGATGCGATCGGTTTCCGTAAAGGCAATATGTACACCAATACCATTCATAATGCTTCATTGGCACGACTTGTCAATTTTCAGAACTTCCGGTTTGTGAAAAATCGTTTTGATCTGGTTCCGCGCTCTGACTCTGCATTACTGGATGTATATTATGACCTGGCCCCGTTGAAGAAAAAATCAATTCAGACAATATTGAGTGCCAGTACAAAATCCAATAACCTGGGAGGTTCCCAGTTAGAGGTTACCTGGAAAAACAGGAATTTTTTCAGAGGTGCAGAAATATTGACCGTTAAGGCTTATGTAGGTTTTGACGTGCAGCTGGGAGGTAATAAAGTGGATAACCCGAATAGAGTTGGAAATGAATATTACCGGTATGGAGCCAGTGCGGACCTTGCTTTTCCAAGGTTTGTTGTACCATTTCATCGAATCCGTCCTGAGAAAAGTGAGGTTTTACCTAAGACTGTTTTGTCTTTAAACTACGAAAACAGGGTTCAAAAAGGTTTCTATACAACGACTTCTCTTCGTGGTGACTGGTCCTATGTATGGAGAAAAAATTCACAAATTGAACATACCCTTACTCCAATTTCTGTAAACTTCATACAGCCGACCAACGTAAATAATGAACGTCTGACTGAGATTATCTTTAATCCCAATACCAATGCGTTGGATGCTCTAAGATATAGTAACATTCTTGAAAATAAATATTTCATATTAGGATCAAATTACACCATATCATACAGGCCCAACCCAAAACCGTTCAGTAAAAATCAATACATATTTATCGGAGGAGTTGATTATGGTGGAAATTTATTAAGCCTGTTAACCAAGAAAAATAAGGTAGACAGCTTAAACAAAGAATTTTTTGGTATACCTATTTTCCAATATGCCAAAGTAGATGCGGAAATAAGATATTACAGAACGCTCAGTCCTAAAATAAAGTGGGCAAACCGGTTTATCGGAGGTTTAGTACTTCCTTATGGAAACTCTAAAAACACTATAGTCCCACAATTCAAACAATATTTTGCTGGTGGAAGTACGGGTATACGTGCATTCCGGGCACGTTCTTTAGGCCCGGGCTCGTATGTAACAGATTCATCGTCTGTTTCTCAGTTTGGTTATCAGTCCTTCGGCGATATAAGGCTTGAAGCCAACTCTGAATTAAGAGTGAAATTAACTAACATTATTAATGTTGCTGCTTTTGTAGACGCAGGAAATATATGGTCTGTACCCGACAGTGCCAGATCTAGCTATGATAAAAATGCATTAATAAGTAAAGATTTTATTAAGCAGGTTGCTGTAGGTGGTGGAATTGGTCTGCGTCTGGATTTCTCTTTTCTTATTTTCCGGCTCGATATTGCAACTCCTTTCCGTAAGCCTTCTTATCTGCAGACACTGGATCCAAATGCTTCCGAAGGCGTGGTGAAATACAAAAATCCGTGGGTATTTAATGAATTTGCATTTGGCAACAAAACATGGAGAAAGCAGAACCTGATCCTCAATATTGCGGTTGGGTTACCGTTTTAA
- a CDS encoding translocation/assembly module TamB, with amino-acid sequence MKKALKVLAIIILTILILVGVLIWGIQTPVGQNFLTDQANSYLRKKLKTKVNIEKVRFDVPDWILLEGVFFADQKGDTLISGKRLYIDMDMYSLIKGNVGINKIELEGITANIYRTLPDTTFNFQFIVDAFVSPTDPAAPVDTTASTTEMRLDNIYMKTVRLSYRDAVIGTDADANIDSASVHFDKFNPSKSQYHPTKVSLINSGAKLRMYTALDTNTPTPESDPADSLDLKLGDIDIRQFNWEFTDEISGLKNGVTVGKLEGKINKIFMKSQQVDIQNVKLENMAAYAEFAKRAKPEVIKDSIDSKTTIPGEATTSAEPGWNVKVNAITLVNNSLRYDDFNSAAIPKGLDFAHLNVKDLNIDLQEFIFSPENIAGALKSGSFNEKSGFKLQELRTNFAYGNQETYLKNLFVKTPNTTLRDELVLRYDNLDQLTNDIAKVKIRLNLKDSRVAFADLLLLAPDLATTPPFNKEPNGMLKATGLITGSVDDMLISKANLSILSGTVVKLNGRVKGLPNADKLSLDMTINEVSSTRQDLLKMLPDSAVPASIEIPENVKISGKVKGSMANLTLNTTINTSFGTGTFAGNLQNITDSLKAKYNGTLSFQDFDLGKMMKQPPATLGKLTLNTEFNGVGYAPKTMVASLNGTVQSVDIKGYIYNNLTLSGNVNNGLADVSAKMNDRNIKVSIDGQADLSKEYPTVKGDINIGHLDLTALNLYTDSLQVQGDMKVDFSSTNPENPLGTVNINDLVLTHHRRPYSFSNINVQLTDSSNQRQAKIEAPFLKAKMEGDFVYTEIADAVFTEIGKNFKSPDLTYTEITKPVNFTLDATITNDPVFKVFAPQLTKMDPIRFQAKVDNQQDSSIVAKLSIPVVEYDSIRTERVFVNFSNVEKNAALDASVGYVNTGSFRMQNASLNSTIVNNDVKFDFTVKDSVNVDQHSVKGDLLVADNKYRLNLRDALLLNYRNWETDTSGYIQYGTDSTLLVHNFVIKDGDQSLTVNSTAPEPNSPLDIQIDNVSIGPMIAIATRDSTLATGILKGKILLSNYMVSPEFTGDLSIDSLAVTKIPVGNLALKATNETENLIKVDASLVSASNDIQMSGGYNTKDADNALDFTLDLKKFGASTIEAFSFGQLQRATGNLSGSTKITGSTTSPRLNGGVNFDDVAFNVTQLGARYSLANQKIQFNGQDINFKNFIIADSLNQQMKIDGNVNIATLPDVAYNLTIGAKNFTVLNSTQKQNELFYGKAAIDANLTVKGKGSQSVVDGDITVDSGSNITVSMPSNATEAGDASKGIIEFVDMSDPNQVAKVDSLADPNVVVDFASQISLDIAVDDKSEFKVVIDPLNGDNIRIKGNAQLNTGIAPNGQLYLIGAYDLTEGSYDLTLQILKRQFEILKGSTLIWTGDPMKADLNITAAYPVMVDPGSIDPKYKGDRKIPIEVQIVITGNLLTPNINFQITPGQDVSEQVVQDIEAQTFWQEMKSNVSERNKQAFALLITGKFITDQSSSGFNLNSSAEAIARQSVSQLLSDQLNNLASDLVKGVNLNVNLNSTADQSTGARTDLNVGLSKAFLSDRLKISVGKNFELESQSNTPSSTQVLDNVALDYSISKDGRYLFRGYRKNQYQSILEGFIIETGVSFIVTADYDLFREIFQKQKNEK; translated from the coding sequence ATGAAAAAAGCACTAAAAGTATTAGCAATAATTATCCTCACAATATTGATATTGGTAGGCGTTCTGATATGGGGTATTCAAACACCCGTTGGTCAAAATTTTCTGACTGACCAGGCTAATTCATACTTACGGAAAAAGCTAAAGACAAAGGTTAATATCGAAAAAGTGCGCTTTGATGTTCCTGACTGGATTTTATTGGAAGGCGTATTTTTTGCCGATCAAAAGGGTGATACGCTCATTTCAGGAAAACGATTGTATATAGACATGGATATGTACAGCCTGATCAAAGGAAATGTGGGGATCAATAAAATTGAACTGGAAGGAATTACGGCTAATATTTACCGGACTTTGCCGGATACAACTTTCAATTTCCAGTTTATCGTTGATGCATTTGTAAGCCCGACTGATCCTGCCGCTCCGGTAGATACCACAGCATCAACTACGGAAATGCGGCTTGATAACATTTACATGAAAACAGTCCGGCTTTCTTACCGTGATGCAGTAATTGGAACCGACGCTGATGCAAACATTGATTCTGCTTCTGTACATTTCGATAAATTCAATCCGTCCAAATCACAATATCATCCTACCAAAGTTTCACTGATTAACAGCGGTGCAAAATTGCGGATGTATACAGCTTTAGACACTAATACACCTACCCCGGAATCTGATCCTGCCGATTCGCTTGACCTTAAATTAGGTGATATTGACATCCGCCAGTTTAACTGGGAATTTACTGATGAAATTTCAGGCTTGAAAAATGGCGTTACAGTTGGTAAACTCGAAGGGAAGATCAATAAGATTTTCATGAAAAGCCAGCAGGTAGATATCCAGAATGTCAAACTGGAAAATATGGCGGCTTATGCAGAATTTGCAAAAAGGGCTAAGCCGGAAGTAATCAAAGATTCTATCGATAGTAAAACAACAATTCCCGGAGAAGCAACGACATCAGCTGAACCCGGATGGAATGTCAAAGTCAATGCAATTACGCTCGTTAATAATAGTCTACGTTATGACGATTTCAATTCAGCTGCTATTCCAAAAGGTTTAGACTTTGCACATTTGAATGTTAAGGACCTTAATATTGATCTTCAGGAATTTATTTTTTCACCCGAAAATATCGCCGGTGCACTTAAATCGGGTTCTTTCAATGAAAAAAGCGGATTCAAATTACAGGAGCTGCGTACCAATTTTGCTTACGGGAATCAGGAAACTTATCTGAAAAATCTGTTTGTAAAAACACCAAATACGACCCTGCGCGACGAACTTGTACTTCGTTATGACAATCTGGATCAGCTTACAAATGATATTGCTAAAGTAAAGATAAGATTAAACCTAAAAGACAGTCGTGTTGCATTTGCTGATTTACTGCTCCTTGCGCCTGATCTGGCCACAACGCCGCCTTTCAATAAGGAACCAAACGGAATGCTGAAAGCTACCGGCCTGATTACAGGATCAGTAGATGATATGCTTATATCAAAAGCTAATCTCAGTATACTAAGCGGCACTGTAGTGAAACTCAACGGTCGTGTAAAGGGTTTGCCAAATGCTGATAAGTTGTCACTGGATATGACGATCAATGAAGTGTCGTCCACCAGGCAGGACTTGCTCAAAATGCTTCCTGACAGCGCAGTTCCGGCATCCATAGAAATACCGGAAAATGTAAAAATTTCCGGAAAAGTAAAAGGTTCAATGGCCAACCTTACTTTAAACACGACTATTAATACTTCGTTTGGAACCGGAACATTTGCGGGAAATCTTCAAAACATTACTGACAGCCTTAAAGCGAAATACAACGGAACACTCAGTTTTCAGGATTTCGATCTGGGAAAAATGATGAAGCAGCCTCCGGCGACATTAGGCAAATTAACATTGAATACTGAATTTAACGGTGTTGGTTATGCTCCAAAAACGATGGTTGCCAGTCTTAACGGAACGGTGCAAAGCGTGGATATCAAGGGTTACATTTACAATAATCTGACGCTGTCGGGGAATGTAAATAATGGCCTGGCTGATGTATCGGCCAAAATGAATGACCGGAATATCAAAGTAAGTATTGATGGACAGGCAGATCTTTCCAAAGAATATCCAACTGTAAAGGGAGACATCAACATTGGCCATCTGGATCTGACAGCACTGAATCTTTACACAGACTCTTTACAGGTACAGGGAGATATGAAAGTAGATTTTTCTTCTACAAATCCTGAAAACCCGCTGGGGACAGTTAATATCAATGATCTTGTATTAACACATCACCGCCGTCCATATTCTTTTTCCAATATTAATGTACAATTAACCGATTCGAGTAACCAGCGTCAGGCAAAAATCGAAGCTCCTTTTCTGAAAGCTAAAATGGAAGGCGATTTTGTTTATACTGAAATTGCCGATGCGGTATTTACCGAAATCGGCAAAAATTTCAAATCTCCTGATCTGACTTACACCGAGATTACCAAGCCGGTTAATTTTACCTTAGATGCTACAATAACCAACGACCCGGTATTTAAAGTTTTTGCCCCGCAGCTGACAAAAATGGATCCGATCCGGTTTCAAGCCAAAGTGGATAACCAGCAGGATTCTTCAATTGTAGCAAAACTGAGCATTCCTGTTGTTGAATATGACAGTATCCGTACTGAAAGAGTATTTGTTAATTTCAGTAATGTTGAGAAAAACGCCGCACTGGATGCAAGTGTAGGTTATGTCAATACCGGAAGTTTCAGAATGCAGAATGCTTCATTAAACAGCACAATTGTTAATAATGATGTCAAATTTGATTTTACAGTAAAAGATTCAGTAAATGTTGACCAGCATTCTGTAAAAGGTGATTTATTGGTGGCTGACAATAAATATCGCTTAAATCTGCGTGATGCTCTTCTATTGAATTACCGGAACTGGGAAACCGACACATCAGGATATATTCAATATGGTACTGACAGCACTTTGCTTGTACACAATTTTGTAATAAAAGACGGAGATCAGTCGCTAACGGTTAACTCTACTGCTCCTGAGCCTAACAGCCCGCTTGATATTCAGATTGACAATGTGTCTATCGGCCCAATGATTGCCATAGCTACACGCGATTCAACGCTGGCAACCGGTATACTAAAAGGAAAAATCTTGTTAAGCAATTACATGGTTTCTCCTGAATTTACAGGCGACCTGAGTATTGACAGTCTTGCAGTAACCAAAATCCCGGTTGGGAACCTGGCCTTGAAAGCGACCAACGAAACAGAGAATTTGATAAAAGTAGACGCATCGTTGGTAAGTGCCAGTAATGATATCCAAATGAGTGGCGGTTACAATACCAAGGACGCTGATAATGCTCTGGACTTTACGCTGGATCTGAAAAAATTTGGTGCATCGACTATTGAAGCATTTAGCTTCGGTCAATTGCAACGCGCAACCGGAAATCTTTCAGGTTCAACTAAAATCACAGGATCAACAACAAGCCCTAGACTCAATGGTGGTGTTAATTTTGACGATGTAGCATTTAACGTTACACAGCTTGGAGCACGGTATTCTCTTGCTAACCAAAAGATACAATTTAACGGACAGGATATAAACTTCAAAAATTTCATCATTGCAGATTCATTGAATCAGCAAATGAAAATTGATGGAAATGTAAATATTGCCACCCTGCCCGATGTTGCTTATAACCTGACGATTGGTGCTAAAAACTTTACAGTTCTTAATTCTACACAAAAACAAAATGAGCTGTTTTATGGAAAAGCAGCCATTGACGCAAATCTGACCGTAAAAGGAAAAGGAAGCCAGTCTGTTGTGGACGGAGATATTACGGTTGATTCGGGTAGTAACATTACAGTTTCAATGCCTAGTAATGCTACTGAAGCCGGTGACGCTTCGAAAGGGATTATTGAATTTGTGGATATGAGCGATCCAAATCAGGTCGCAAAAGTTGATTCTTTGGCCGATCCTAATGTAGTGGTTGATTTTGCTTCACAAATATCACTCGATATTGCCGTAGATGACAAGTCGGAATTTAAGGTTGTGATTGATCCGCTGAACGGAGATAATATCCGGATAAAAGGAAATGCACAGCTGAATACAGGAATTGCTCCCAATGGACAATTGTATCTGATTGGAGCTTATGATTTAACCGAAGGCTCATACGATCTGACATTACAGATCCTGAAACGCCAGTTCGAAATACTCAAAGGAAGTACGCTGATCTGGACCGGCGACCCTATGAAAGCGGATTTGAATATTACTGCTGCCTATCCGGTGATGGTTGATCCGGGTTCTATTGATCCGAAATATAAAGGTGACAGAAAAATTCCTATCGAAGTACAGATCGTCATTACAGGAAACCTATTGACACCTAATATTAACTTCCAGATTACACCGGGACAGGACGTTTCAGAGCAGGTTGTCCAGGATATAGAAGCACAGACTTTCTGGCAGGAAATGAAAAGTAATGTTTCAGAAAGAAATAAGCAGGCGTTCGCTTTGCTGATTACAGGCAAATTTATTACCGATCAGTCATCTTCCGGCTTTAATCTTAACTCCAGTGCCGAAGCCATTGCACGGCAAAGTGTGAGTCAGTTGTTGAGCGATCAGCTGAATAACCTGGCATCGGATCTGGTGAAAGGGGTTAATTTAAATGTAAATCTTAACTCTACTGCCGATCAGTCAACCGGAGCTCGTACAGACCTGAATGTGGGCTTGAGTAAAGCATTCCTGAGCGACAGATTAAAAATATCGGTAGGTAAAAACTTTGAGCTTGAAAGCCAAAGCAATACACCAAGTTCAACACAGGTTCTGGATAACGTTGCGCTTGATTATTCTATCAGTAAAGACGGCAGGTATTTATTCAGGGGATACAGAAAAAATCAATATCAGTCTATATTGGAAGGTTTTATTATAGAAACCGGGGTTAGTTTTATTGTTACTGCGGATTATGATTTGTTCCGTGAAATTTTTCAAAAGCAAAAGAATGAAAAGTAG
- a CDS encoding beta-N-acetylhexosaminidase: MKRILFTILCSLWFCTAWSQVSIIPKPTQVLLAKGEWTLNSKAKIGAPADEKWTHVADMLSSQLSKATGMTLKTVKGKGDISFVVSGDASLGEEGYRLLVTPKGITIQSQTARGAFYGMQSLLQLLPAAVFSDKAVADIKWVVPYVTIKDVPRYGYRGLMLDVCRHFMPVEAVKKYIDLIALHKQNQFHWHLTDDQGWRIEIKKYPELTSIGSKRAETMKGHYTEEKYDKTPYGGFYTQEQIKEVIKYAEDRFVNVIPEIELPGHALAALAAYPQLGNNPDRIYKVGTRWGVYDEVFMPREETLQFLENVLSEVIELFPSKYIHIGGDECPKTQWEESRFAQDLIKKENLKDAHGLQSYVVKRIDKFITAKGRRMIGWDEILEGGLSPNATVMSWRGIDGGVTAAKENHDVVMTPTTHNYFDYYQIDPKTQKVPLAIGGLVTIEKTYSFDPTPDVLTPEQGKHILGVQGNIWTEYILTPQYLEYMVFPRGVAVAEVGWTTKENKNFDDFRKRLEVHKKRLDYLGVNYYGAPINDKFEYVWPTKK; the protein is encoded by the coding sequence ATGAAGCGGATTCTTTTCACAATTTTATGTTCCTTATGGTTTTGTACTGCCTGGTCCCAGGTGAGTATTATTCCCAAGCCGACACAGGTTTTACTGGCCAAAGGAGAATGGACACTAAACAGCAAAGCAAAAATAGGTGCACCTGCTGATGAAAAATGGACGCACGTGGCTGATATGCTTAGTTCTCAATTGAGTAAAGCGACAGGAATGACATTGAAAACCGTGAAAGGCAAGGGTGATATTTCCTTTGTTGTTTCAGGAGATGCCAGTCTGGGTGAGGAAGGATACCGTTTGCTGGTAACGCCAAAAGGGATTACGATCCAGTCACAAACAGCTAGAGGCGCATTTTATGGTATGCAATCGTTATTGCAGCTTTTGCCAGCCGCGGTATTTAGCGATAAAGCAGTTGCAGATATCAAATGGGTGGTTCCATATGTAACGATCAAGGACGTTCCGCGTTACGGCTACCGCGGATTAATGCTGGATGTATGCCGTCATTTTATGCCTGTTGAAGCTGTTAAAAAGTATATTGACCTGATTGCCTTACACAAACAGAATCAGTTTCACTGGCATTTGACAGATGATCAGGGTTGGCGCATTGAGATTAAAAAATATCCTGAACTGACCAGTATCGGCTCAAAACGTGCTGAAACGATGAAGGGACATTACACAGAAGAGAAATACGACAAAACGCCTTATGGTGGTTTTTATACTCAGGAACAGATTAAGGAAGTAATCAAATATGCAGAAGACAGGTTTGTAAATGTAATTCCTGAAATTGAATTGCCCGGCCATGCACTTGCAGCTTTGGCAGCATATCCGCAATTAGGAAACAATCCGGACAGGATTTATAAAGTGGGAACGCGCTGGGGTGTTTATGATGAAGTATTCATGCCTCGGGAAGAAACTTTACAATTTCTGGAAAATGTGCTTTCCGAAGTAATTGAACTGTTTCCCAGTAAATATATCCACATTGGTGGCGACGAATGCCCTAAAACACAATGGGAAGAAAGCCGTTTTGCGCAGGATCTGATCAAAAAAGAGAACCTGAAAGATGCACATGGATTGCAGAGTTATGTGGTGAAACGCATTGATAAATTTATTACCGCAAAAGGCCGCCGGATGATTGGCTGGGATGAAATTCTGGAAGGCGGACTTTCACCGAATGCAACGGTCATGAGCTGGCGCGGTATAGATGGTGGAGTTACGGCTGCAAAGGAGAATCATGATGTGGTTATGACGCCAACAACCCACAACTATTTTGACTACTATCAGATTGATCCGAAAACACAGAAAGTTCCTCTGGCTATTGGAGGACTTGTTACTATTGAAAAAACGTATTCTTTCGATCCAACGCCTGATGTACTTACACCCGAACAAGGCAAACATATTTTGGGCGTTCAGGGAAATATCTGGACAGAATACATTTTGACGCCGCAATATCTGGAATACATGGTGTTTCCAAGAGGCGTTGCAGTAGCAGAAGTTGGCTGGACGACCAAAGAAAACAAGAATTTCGACGACTTCAGGAAAAGGCTGGAAGTGCATAAAAAACGCCTGGATTATCTGGGAGTGAATTATTATGGCGCTCCGATCAATGATAAATTTGAATATGTTTGGCCTACAAAAAAGTAG
- a CDS encoding quinone-dependent dihydroorotate dehydrogenase: MYKLLISRILFLFDAEQVHYFVCEVLHIAFKIPFVPALFRSMYTFEHPDLVQEVAGLRFRNPVGLAAGFDKNAEMVDQLEAMGFGFIEIGTVTPKPQPGNDKPRLFRLKADRGLINRMGFNNKGAAVAAAKLRQRKSKILVGGNIGKNKDTPNDQALSDYLICFRELFDVVDYFVVNVSSPNTPGLRDLQEKEPLTALLRELQKRNLEKFTPKPIFLKIAPDLTLSQLDDIIDIVKETEIAGVIATNTTISREGLRVSEEEIKKIGAGGLSGAPLTHRATEVIRYICEKSGNAFPVIGVGGIISPQDALDKRNAGASLVQLYTGFIYEGPGLASRICKALLSKA, from the coding sequence ATGTATAAACTTCTTATTTCCCGGATACTTTTCCTTTTTGATGCAGAGCAGGTGCATTACTTTGTTTGTGAGGTTCTGCATATTGCTTTTAAAATTCCTTTTGTTCCGGCCCTGTTCCGTTCTATGTACACATTTGAGCATCCTGATCTGGTGCAGGAGGTAGCTGGACTGCGGTTCCGTAATCCGGTTGGGCTGGCGGCAGGTTTTGACAAAAATGCTGAAATGGTTGACCAGCTGGAAGCAATGGGATTTGGTTTTATAGAAATTGGAACGGTAACGCCTAAGCCGCAGCCTGGTAATGATAAACCTCGCCTGTTTCGTTTAAAGGCGGATAGGGGTTTGATAAACCGTATGGGTTTTAACAATAAAGGTGCCGCCGTTGCAGCAGCAAAATTGCGGCAGAGAAAATCTAAAATACTGGTAGGAGGGAATATTGGTAAAAATAAGGATACACCCAACGATCAGGCATTGAGTGATTACCTGATCTGTTTCAGGGAACTGTTTGATGTCGTTGATTATTTTGTGGTCAATGTCAGTTCACCCAATACCCCGGGTTTGCGGGATTTGCAGGAAAAAGAACCGCTTACAGCGTTGTTGCGAGAGCTGCAAAAAAGAAATCTGGAAAAATTTACACCCAAGCCTATCTTTTTGAAAATAGCACCGGATCTGACTTTAAGCCAGCTTGACGATATTATTGATATTGTAAAAGAGACTGAAATTGCAGGCGTTATAGCAACAAATACTACGATTAGCCGCGAAGGACTGAGGGTATCGGAAGAAGAAATTAAAAAAATTGGGGCAGGAGGATTAAGCGGAGCGCCACTTACACATCGTGCGACGGAAGTTATTCGTTACATTTGCGAGAAATCCGGAAATGCTTTTCCGGTTATTGGTGTGGGAGGTATAATTTCTCCTCAGGACGCTTTGGACAAACGGAATGCAGGAGCAAGTTTGGTACAATTGTATACCGGATTTATCTATGAAGGTCCGGGACTTGCCAGTAGAATTTGTAAGGCATTATTATCCAAAGCATAA